Proteins from a genomic interval of Phocoena phocoena chromosome 20, mPhoPho1.1, whole genome shotgun sequence:
- the ZNF784 gene encoding zinc finger protein 784 — translation MAAARPEPRSPSSAAPEPRSPEPPDLVLVPDDSRPATPPSDLIEIQVVKVTDTTLVPEPPEPGSLHCALCPAVFRLVSELLFHEHGHLAGAEGGGQGGDPSRCHVCGHSCPGPASLRAHYSLHTGERPYRCPLCPRAFKALAPLLRHQHRHGVEPGTSQRPPEAAAAQEQRPGVPQERSEVVMAAAAAGAAVGKPFACRFCAKPFRRSSDMRDHERVHTGERPYHCGVCGKGFTQSSVLSGHARIHTGERPFRCTLCDRTFNNSSNFRKHQRTHFHGPGPGLGDSGSQLASGADGSGSGCGAGNTLEEGRGETAKVKVEMDQ, via the exons ATGGCCGCTGCGCGCCCGGAGCCCCGGAGTCCGAGCTCAGCGGCCCCGGAGCCGAGATCCCCGGAGCCTCCGGACCTG GTCCTGGTGCCTGATGATAGCCGCCCGGCCACCCCCCCGAGTGACCTCATCGAGATCCAGGTGGTGAAGGTGACGGACACCACGCTGGTACCTGAGCCCCCGGAGCCAGGTTCTCTCCACTGTGCCTTGTGCCCGGCTGTCTTCCGGCTGGTCTCCGAGCTGCTGTTCCACGAACACGGCCACCTGGCGGGGGCTGAgggtggtgggcagggtggggaccCAAGCCGGTGTCATGTGTGTGGCCACAGCTGTCCAGGCCCCGCCAGCCTCCGTGCCCACTACAGCCTGCACACGGGAGAGCGGCCCTACCGCTGCCCGCTCTGCCCCCGGGCCTTCAAGGCCCTGGCACCTCTGCTGCGGCACCAGCACCGACACGGGGTGGAGCCGGGGACCTCTCAAAGGCCTccggaggcggcggcggctcaAGAACAGCGGCCCGGGGTGCCCCAGGAGAGGTCGGAGGTGGTGATGGCTGCGGCGGCCGCAGGCGCGGCGGTGGGGAAGCCTTTCGCCTGCAGGTTCTGCGCCAAGCCGTTCCGCCGCTCCTCAGACATGCGAGACCACGAGCGGGTGCACACGGGCGAGCGGCCCTACCACTGCGGCGTGTGCGGCAAGGGCTTCACCCAGTCCTCGGTGCTCAGCGGCCACGCCCGCATCCACACTGGCGAACGCCCCTTCCGCTGCACCCTCTGCGATCGCACTTTCAACAACTCCTCCAACTTCCGAAAGCATCAGCGCACCCACTTCCACGGGCCGGGACCGGGGTTGGGAGACTCTGGAAGCCAGCTGGCATCGGGGGCCGACGGGTCAGGGAGTGGGTGTGGGGCAGGAAACACTCTGGAAGAGGGACGTGGGGAGACCGCCAAAGTGAAGGTGGAGATGGACCAGTAG
- the ZNF865 gene encoding zinc finger protein 865: MEANAAGSGAGGGGSSGLGGEDGVHFQSYPFDFLEFLNHQRFEPMELYGEHAKAVAALPCAPGPPPQPPPQPPPPQYDYPPQSTFKPKAEVPSSSSSSSSSSSSSSSQAKKPDPPLPPAFGAPPPPLFDAAFPAPQWGIVDLSGHQHLFGNLKRGGPATGPGATPGLAAPTGTPGPLPAPSQTPPGPTAGAACDPAKDDKGYFRRLKYLMERRFPCGVCQKSFKQSSHLVQHMLVHSGERPYECGVCGRTYNHVSSLIRHRRCHKDVPPAAGGPQQPGAPLPPLGLPAPAAAAAAPTSASSGPPATPAAPADGNATPAAPAGLGVPPPAAAAAATGGGDGPFACTLCWKVFKKPSHLHQHQIIHTGEKPFSCSVCSKSFNRRESLKRHVKTHSADLLRLPCGICGKAFRDAAYLLKHQAAHAGAGAAGPRPVYPCDLCGKSYSAPQSLLRHKAAHAPPAAPDAPKDATASVPQPPPTFPSGPYLLPADPPATDSEKAAAAAAAVVYGAVPVPLLGAHPLLLGGAGTSGAGASGASVPGKTFCCGICGRGFGRRETLKRHERIHTGEKPHQCPVCGKRFRESFHLSKHHVVHTRERPYKCELCGKVFGYPQSLTRHRQVHRLQLPCALAGAAGLPASQGATGSCGPGASATSGGAADGLSYACSDCGEHFPDLFHVMSHKEAHMAEKPYGCDACGKTFGFIENLMWHKLVHQAAPERLLPPAPGGPQPSDGSSGTDAANVLDNGLAGEVGAAVAALAGVSGGDDASGAAVAGGGGAAGAGPERFSCATCGQSFKHFLGLVTHKYVHLVRRTLGCGLCGQSFAGAYDLLLHRRSHRQKRGFRCPVCGKRFWEAALLMRHQRCHTEQRPYRCGVCGRGFLRSWYLRQHRVVHTGERAFKCGVCAKRFAQSSSLAEHRRLHAVARPQRCGACGKTFRYRSNLLEHQRLHLGERAYRCEHCGKGFFYLSSVLRHQRAHEPPRPELRCPACLKAFKDPGYFRKHLAAHQGGRPFRCSSCGEGFANTYGLKKHRLAHKAEGLGGPGAGTGTLPGKDA; encoded by the coding sequence ATGGAGGCCAACGCAGCGGGCAGCGGCGCCGggggcggcggcagcagcggcctagGGGGCGAGGACGGGGTTCACTTCCAGAGCTACCCCTTCGACTTCCTGGAGTTCCTCAACCACCAGCGCTTTGAGCCCATGGAACTGTACGGGGAGCACGCCAAGGCAGTGGCGGCGCTGCCCTGCGCCCCCGGGCCCCCGCCCCAGCCGCCGCCCCAGCCGCCACCCCCGCAGTACGACTACCCGCCCCAGTCCACCTTCAAACCCAAGGCCGAGGTGCCCTCCTCATCCTCGTCGTCCTCGTCGTCCTCTTCGTCGTCGTCCTCCCAAGCCAAGAAGCCCGACCCGCCCCTGCCGCCCGCCTTCGGGGCGCCCCCTCCTCCGCTCTTCGATGCCGCCTTCCCGGCCCCGCAGTGGGGCATCGTCGACCTCTCGGGACACCAGCACCTGTTCGGGAACCTGAAGCGCGGAGGGCCGGCAACCGGGCCGGGGGCGACGCCGGGGCTAGCTGCCCCCACGGGGACGCCCGGGCCGCTCCCCGCGCCCTCGCAGACGCCGCCGGGCCCCACCGCGGGGGCGGCCTGCGATCCAGCCAAGGACGACAAGGGCTACTTCCGGAGGCTGAAGTACCTGATGGAGCGGCGCTTCCCCTGCGGCGTGTGCCAGAAGTCCTTCAAGCAGTCCTCGCACCTGGTCCAGCACATGCTGGTGCACTCGGGGGAGAGGCCGTACGAGTGCGGCGTCTGCGGCCGCACCTACAACCACGTCTCCAGCCTCATCCGCCACCGTCGCTGCCACAAGGACGTGCCGCCGGCCGCGGGGGGCCCGCAGCAGCCAGGCGCCCCGCTCCCACCGCTGGGCCTgcccgcgcccgccgccgccgccgccgcccccaccTCGGCGTCCTCCGGCCCCCCGGCCacgcccgccgcccccgccgaCGGCAACGCGACCCCCGCCGCCCCTGCGGGTCTGGGGGTACCCcctccggcggcggcggcggcggcgacagGGGGCGGCGACGGCCCGTTCGCCTGCACGCTCTGCTGGAAGGTGTTCAAGAAGCCCAGCCACCTGCACCAGCACCAGATCATCCACACGGGCGAGAAGCCCTTCTCGTGCTCCGTGTGCAGCAAGAGCTTCAACCGCAGGGAGAGCCTCAAGCGGCACGTGAAGACGCACTCCGCCGACCTGCTGCGCCTGCCCTGCGGCATCTGCGGGAAGGCCTTCCGCGACGCTGCTTACCTGCTCAAGCACCAGGCGGCCCACGCGGGCGCGGGCGCGGCGGGGCCGAGGCCCGTGTACCCCTGCGACCTGTGCGGCAAGTCCTACTCGGCGCCCCAGAGCCTGCTGCGGCACAAGGCTGCCCACGCCCCGCCCGCGGCCCCCGACGCGCCCAAAGACGCGACGGCCTCTGTCCCGCAGCCCCCGCCCACCTTCCCCTCGGGACCCTACCTCCTACCCGCCGACCCCCCGGCCACAGACAGCGAgaaggcggcggcggccgcggcggcggTGGTGTACGGCGCCGTGCCCGTCCCGCTCCTGGGCGCTCACCCGCTGCTGCTCGGCGGGGCCGGTACCAGCGGGGCTGGAGCCTCGGGCGCCAGCGTCCCCGGCAAGACGTTCTGCTGCGGCATCTGCGGGCGCGGCTTCGGGCGCCGCGAGACGCTGAAGCGCCACGAGCGCATCCACACGGGCGAGAAGCCACACCAGTGCCCGGTGTGCGGGAAGCGCTTCCGCGAGTCCTTCCACTTGAGCAAGCACCACGTGGTGCACACCCGCGAGCGGCCCTACAAGTGCGAGCTGTGCGGCAAGGTCTTCGGATACCCGCAGAGCCTCACCCGCCACCGCCAGGTGCACCGGCTCCAGCTGCCCTGCGCCCTGGCCGGGGCCGCTGGCCTCCCCGCCAGCCAGGGCGCGACGGGGTCCTGTGGCCCGGGCGCTTCGGCCACGTCCGGGGGCGCCGCCGATGGACTGAGCTATGCCTGCTCGGACTGCGGCGAGCACTTCCCGGACCTCTTCCACGTCATGAGCCACAAGGAGGCGCACATGGCGGAGAAGCCGTACGGCTGCGACGCCTGCGGCAAGACGTTCGGCTTCATTGAGAACCTTATGTGGCACAAGCTGGTCCACCAGGCTGCTCCCGAGCGCCTGCTCCCGCCCGCGCCCGGCGGCCCCCAGCCCTCGGATGGCTCCAGCGGCACCGATGCGGCCAACGTGCTGGACAACGGGCTGGCCGGGGAGGTGGGGGCGGCCGTGGCGGCGCTGGCAGGGGTGTCTGGGGGTGACGATGCGAGTGGGGCGGCGGTGGCCGGGGGCGGCGGGGCTGCTGGCGCGGGCCCCGAGCGCTTCAGTTGTGCCACGTGCGGCCAGAGCTTCAAGCACTTCCTGGGCCTCGTGACTCATAAGTACGTGCACCTGGTGCGGCGGACCCTGGGCTGCGGCCTCTGCGGCCAGAGCTTCGCGGGTGCCTACGACCTGCTCCTGCATCGCCGCAGCCACCGGCAGAAGCGGGGCTTCCGCTGCCCGGTGTGCGGCAAGCGCTTCTGGGAGGCGGCCCTGCTGATGCGCCACCAGCGCTGCCACACGGAGCAACGGCCCTACCGGTGCGGCGTGTGTGGCCGAGGCTTCCTGCGCTCCTGGTACCTGCGGCAGCACCGCGTGGTGCACACGGGCGAGCGGGCCTTCAAGTGCGGCGTGTGCGCCAAGCGCTTCGCGCAGTCGTCCAGCCTGGCGGAGCATCGGCGGCTGCACGCGGTGGCCCGGCCCCAGCGCTGCGGCGCCTGCGGCAAGACCTTCCGCTACCGCTCCAACCTGCTGGAGCACCAGCGGCTGCACCTGGGCGAGCGCGCCTACCGCTGCGAGCACTGCGGCAAGGGCTTCTTCTACCTGAGCTCCGTGCTGCGCCACCAGCGCGCGCACGAGCCGCCGCGGCCCGAGCTCCGCTGTCCCGCCTGCCTCAAGGCCTTCAAGGATCCTGGCTACTTCCGTAAGCACCTGGCGGCTCACCAGGGCGGCCGGCCCTTCCGCTGCTCCTCCTGCGGTGAGGGTTTCGCCAACACCTATGGCCTCAAGAAACACCGCCTGGCCCACAAGGCCGAGGGCCTCGGGGGGCCTGGAGCAGGGACGGGCACCTTGCCCGGGAAGGATGCCTGA
- the ZNF580 gene encoding zinc finger protein 580, whose translation MLLLPPRPPHPRSSSPETMDPPPPKAPPFPKTEGPSSTPSSAAGPRPPRLGRHLLIDANGVPYTYTVQLEEEPRGPPQCEAPTGEPGPRKGYSCPECARVFASPLRLQSHRVSHSDLKPFTCGACGKAFKRSSHLSRHRATHRARAGPPHTCPLCPRRFQDAAELAQHVRLH comes from the coding sequence ATGCTCCTGCTGCCGCCGCGGCCACCCCACCCTCGGTCCTCCTCTCCGGAGACCATGGACCCGCCGCCCCCCAAGGCTCCCCCTTTCCCCAAGACGGAAGGCCCTTCCTCCACTCCTTCCTCGGCGGCGGGGCCCCGACCCCCGCGGCTGGGCCGCCACCTGCTCATCGACGCCAACGGGGTCCCCTACACATACACGGTGCAGTTGGAGGAGGAGCCCCGGGGCCCGCCACAGTGCGAGGCACCAACGGGAGAGCCAGGCCCTCGCAAGGGCTACAGCTGCCCTGAGTGCGCCCGGGTCTTTGCCAGCCCTCTGCGGCTGCAGAGCCACCGCGTGTCGCACTCGGACCTCAAGCCCTTCACGTGCGGCGCCTGCGGCAAGGCCTTCAAGCGTTCCAGCCACCTGTCGCGGCACCGTGCCACGCACCGTGCCCGCGCCGGCCCACCGCACACCTGCCCGCTCTGCCCACGCCGCTTCCAGGACGCAGCGGAGCTGGCGCAGCACGTGCGCCTCCACTAA